The following proteins are co-located in the Vidua macroura isolate BioBank_ID:100142 chromosome 1, ASM2450914v1, whole genome shotgun sequence genome:
- the POLR1F gene encoding DNA-directed RNA polymerase I subunit RPA43 gives MAVPREPPAAPALPPAAAAAAPSFGAARALVARRYSCLVAAPHRRHVALPPRFLGRKRSGIRAQLDAELLRYSESLQGVPVAYDNIKVVGELGDIYDDQGFIHLDVEADFIIFSPKKGKKLVGVINKVAPSHIGCLIHGCFNASIPKPEQMSIVQWQELGLKIGDELKFQVLHLDSDTAGVFFIRGGLTKSSMRPKKSDAVTESTNGDEIQKLDHQENGLNNCGEDNVTEEPLKETGSLGRENEEEPSVDAVNGLCDDKKKKKKKKDKDKQGEQELVLPASDSSGYQSGHKKSKKKKRKHCDEVEESELSQLSEKPKAKKKRTKV, from the exons ATGGCCGTGCCGCGGgagccgcccgccgccccggcgctgccgcccgccgccgccgccgccgccccgtcGTTCGGCGCGGCCCGCGCGCTGGTGGCGCGGCGCTACTCGTGCCTGGTGGCGGCGCCGCACCGGCGGCACGTGGCGCTGCCCCCGCGCTTCCTGGGCCGCAAGCGCTCCGGCATCCGCGCGCAGCTGGACGCGGAGCTCCTGCGCTACTCGGAGAG CCTGCAGGGTGTGCCGGTGGCTTACGACAACATCAAAGTGGTGGGGGAGCTCGGCGACATCTACGACGACCAAGGATTCATCCACCTGGACGTCGAGGCGGACTTCATCATCTTCAGCCCCAAGAAGGGGAAGAAGCTGGTG ggcGTAATTAATAAAGTGGCCCCTAGTCACATTGGCTGCCTGATACATGGATGCTTCAATGCATCCATCCCAAAGCCTGAACAAATGTCCATTGTACAGTGGCAAGAGCTGGGGTTAAAAATAGGGGATGAACTGAAATTTCAAGTGTTGCACTTGGATTCTGATACAGCTGGGGTGTTCTTCATTCGAGGAGGACTCACTAAAAGCAG CATGCGGCCCAAAAAATCTGATGCAGTCACTGAAAGTACAAATGGGGATGAAATTCAAAAGCTTGACCACCAGGAAAATGGCCTGAATAACTGTGGGGAAGATAATGTCACAGAAGAGCCTTTAAAAGAGACAGGTAGCCTTGGgagggaaaatgaagaagagCCAAGTGTTGATGCTGTGAATGGATTATGTGAtgataaaaagaagaagaaaaagaaaaaggacaaggacAAGCAAGGAGAACAGGAACTTGTATTGCCTGCCAGTGACTCCAGTGGTTACCAGAGTGGCCAtaaaaagtcaaagaaaaagaaaagaaagcattgtGATGAAGTTGAAGAAAGTGAATTATCTCAGCTGtcagaaaaacccaaagcaaaaaagaaaaggactaAGGTCTGA